One Sodalinema gerasimenkoae IPPAS B-353 DNA segment encodes these proteins:
- a CDS encoding tetratricopeptide repeat protein, whose protein sequence is MTRSPIWVSAIAAIVGLTLTARPLAAQDRRPNDFGIRRYDYWADLCQELEQAGDHNEALDACERAIEIRSRPRRRTLPVWVSRGNALRNLGNYSEALASYNQVLEVDPNYSLIWMYQCEILLDQGRQELALAACDRALESDGNWGDRSPSQAWITRGQVHRDRALDLAERSQDSRSRFLLSIAGRERLPQGTPDHDAALEQLEAILWDLEDAQQSYERALTLTPDQSRAWAYHCQILTELGQYQQLHRLLGGEHPRTRSLDEQYSEAFESCEQAIALNRNWGESNGALGWLHKGQVLEAWGDKQDNFSQMARYFESAINAYERAIALNPEQPQSWLKQGRLLQQLGHYERALTSYEQTLSLNPEASQALAYRCHVLNHLGQHEAALNSCEQALDGDLAWDIEDLALTWTQRSSALIGQGDYEAALDSVERAIALYDYPVSTRVYSPPDDSKGPSVPESAVRRPTLSPEEIRTPEDPLDHCLGDLTSIVQRDFTRYIDPYRRALNNKAVSLWHLGLYPLHRPLSTSLKQQSRQPLASRPLRRCRTLCPTRPQPT, encoded by the coding sequence ATGACACGATCGCCCATCTGGGTTAGTGCGATCGCCGCGATCGTTGGACTGACTCTCACAGCCAGACCCCTGGCCGCTCAAGACCGCCGGCCCAATGACTTCGGAATCCGACGTTATGACTATTGGGCGGATCTCTGTCAGGAACTCGAACAGGCTGGAGACCACAATGAAGCCTTAGATGCCTGCGAGAGAGCCATTGAAATTCGCTCTCGCCCCAGACGTCGGACTCTACCAGTTTGGGTCAGTCGTGGCAATGCTCTACGCAATTTAGGGAATTATTCAGAAGCATTGGCCTCTTATAACCAGGTCTTAGAGGTTGATCCAAATTACTCCCTAATTTGGATGTATCAATGCGAAATTCTGTTAGATCAAGGCCGTCAAGAATTAGCCTTAGCCGCCTGCGATCGCGCCCTAGAGTCCGATGGCAATTGGGGCGATCGCTCCCCCAGCCAAGCCTGGATAACTCGGGGACAAGTGCATCGCGATCGCGCCCTAGACTTAGCCGAACGCAGCCAAGACAGCCGCTCACGGTTTTTACTCTCCATCGCCGGACGAGAACGGCTCCCCCAAGGAACCCCAGACCATGACGCCGCCTTAGAACAACTCGAAGCAATTCTCTGGGATCTCGAAGATGCCCAACAGTCCTACGAGCGAGCCTTAACCCTAACGCCCGATCAGTCCCGGGCCTGGGCGTATCACTGTCAAATCTTGACCGAATTAGGACAATACCAACAACTACATCGGCTCCTCGGCGGTGAGCATCCCCGAACGAGAAGCCTCGACGAGCAGTATAGTGAAGCCTTCGAGAGTTGCGAACAGGCGATCGCCCTCAATCGGAACTGGGGAGAGTCCAATGGGGCCCTAGGCTGGTTGCATAAAGGGCAAGTCCTCGAAGCCTGGGGAGACAAGCAAGACAACTTTAGTCAGATGGCCCGCTATTTTGAAAGTGCCATCAACGCCTACGAACGGGCGATCGCCCTCAATCCCGAACAGCCCCAAAGCTGGCTCAAACAAGGGCGACTGCTGCAACAACTCGGTCATTATGAACGGGCCTTAACCTCCTATGAGCAAACCCTAAGCCTCAACCCCGAAGCCTCCCAAGCCCTCGCCTACCGTTGTCACGTCTTAAACCACCTCGGTCAACACGAAGCCGCCCTAAACTCCTGTGAGCAAGCCCTTGACGGTGACCTAGCCTGGGACATTGAAGACCTAGCTCTCACCTGGACTCAACGCAGTTCAGCCCTCATTGGCCAAGGCGACTATGAAGCGGCCTTAGACTCCGTCGAGCGGGCGATCGCGCTCTATGACTATCCCGTCTCCACACGAGTGTACAGTCCCCCAGACGACAGCAAAGGCCCAAGCGTCCCCGAATCAGCGGTACGCCGGCCCACCCTCAGCCCCGAAGAAATCCGCACCCCAGAAGACCCCCTAGACCACTGTCTGGGGGACTTAACCTCAATCGTCCAACGGGACTTTACCCGCTACATCGACCCCTATCGACGAGCCTTAAACAACAAAGCCGTCAGCCTCTGGCATCTCGGTCTTTACCCGCTACATCGACCCCTATCGACGAGCCTTAAACAACAAAGCCGTCAGCCTCTGGCATCTCGGCCGCTACGAAGATGCCGAACTCTATGCCCGACTCGCCCTCAACCCACGTAG
- a CDS encoding pentapeptide repeat-containing protein — MKSRVWLLAWLIGLCWLAPPADASRLQQLLEDRNCRRCRLRDEDLRNGYLRGANLQRSNLRESDLRDADLRDANLSRADLRGADLRRTNLENADLREADLRYANLRETQVSLSLLPRKWRQVWQILNQPQRGRDLAGLDLSQAHLERSLLEGAILTEANLQESNLRQARLRQGQLEEVNLQAARLEMADLREVRLLGGNLREADLSWANLTGAELQGSDFTEANLQRADLRGANLGCWQREEEQLQCTQLPGANLSQAQLQVTHLQGANLRRATLSQANLQGSNLQESDLRDIDLRGVDLTDAVLVGADLRDADLSLTKLLRADLTAANLRGADLRGVNWSDWGVQIREANLERVNFSGANLSGVDFRGSDLTRASLVEAQLLESNFQGVVLSSANLRQANLRGADLRQANLRGGDLRGADLTGSRLEEADLQGADLRQAVLVGVDLTGANLAGINWAEANLQGAIGAFEDLDDTQICGGVRPDGQSTLPCDSRTREEPW; from the coding sequence ATGAAATCCCGAGTTTGGCTCCTTGCGTGGCTGATTGGGTTATGTTGGCTAGCCCCGCCAGCGGATGCCAGTCGTCTCCAGCAACTGCTCGAAGATCGCAACTGTCGTCGTTGCCGTCTGCGAGATGAAGATTTACGGAACGGATATTTACGGGGGGCTAATCTACAACGTAGCAATCTGCGAGAGAGCGATTTACGTGATGCAGACTTGCGTGACGCCAATCTCAGTCGGGCCGATTTGCGGGGGGCCGATTTGCGGCGGACGAATTTAGAGAATGCTGACTTACGAGAGGCCGATTTGCGTTATGCCAATTTACGGGAGACTCAGGTGAGTTTGTCCCTGCTCCCGAGGAAGTGGCGTCAGGTTTGGCAGATTCTCAATCAGCCGCAACGGGGGCGCGATTTGGCAGGCCTGGATTTATCGCAGGCTCATTTAGAGCGATCGCTCCTAGAAGGGGCCATCTTAACTGAAGCCAATTTACAAGAGTCGAATCTACGTCAGGCCCGCTTGCGACAAGGGCAGTTAGAAGAGGTCAATTTGCAGGCAGCCCGTTTAGAGATGGCGGATTTACGAGAGGTTCGTTTGTTGGGGGGGAATCTCCGAGAGGCGGATCTCAGTTGGGCTAACTTGACGGGGGCTGAACTTCAGGGCAGTGATTTCACTGAGGCTAATCTTCAGCGAGCTGACTTGAGGGGGGCTAATCTCGGCTGTTGGCAACGAGAGGAGGAGCAGCTGCAATGTACCCAGTTGCCGGGAGCCAATTTAAGTCAGGCTCAGTTACAGGTGACTCATTTACAAGGAGCTAATCTCCGACGGGCCACTCTGAGCCAGGCTAATCTACAGGGGAGCAATTTGCAGGAGAGCGATTTACGAGATATCGATCTGCGGGGGGTGGATTTAACGGATGCGGTTCTGGTGGGGGCGGATTTGCGGGATGCGGATTTGAGTTTAACGAAGTTACTCCGAGCCGATTTAACCGCCGCGAATCTCCGAGGGGCGGATTTGCGGGGGGTGAATTGGTCTGATTGGGGGGTACAGATTCGTGAGGCTAACTTAGAACGGGTGAATTTCTCTGGGGCGAATCTCTCCGGTGTGGATTTTCGAGGAAGTGATTTAACCCGGGCTAGCTTGGTTGAGGCCCAGCTGCTTGAGAGCAATTTTCAGGGGGTTGTCCTCAGCTCCGCCAATTTACGCCAGGCGAATCTCCGGGGGGCCGATTTACGCCAGGCGAATCTCCGGGGGGGCGATTTACGGGGAGCGGATTTAACGGGCAGTCGTTTAGAGGAGGCTGATTTGCAGGGGGCCGATTTGAGGCAGGCTGTGCTGGTGGGGGTTGACCTGACGGGGGCGAATTTAGCGGGCATTAACTGGGCCGAAGCGAATTTGCAGGGGGCCATCGGTGCCTTCGAGGACTTGGATGATACTCAGATTTGTGGTGGGGTTCGTCCCGATGGCCAGTCCACCTTGCCCTGTGATAGCCGCACTCGGGAGGAACCCTGGTGA
- a CDS encoding tetratricopeptide repeat protein: MPDSPSTHVASEFPVYRYEDAELYARLALNPRSVRVPGLALDDKNSLDIACNYPKAWFNYGRILSQLRRYQAAVRAYDISRNTYSIYIPPNRHRGRPVSNTLSASSGLPVDITPTCDFILQSPAGRSNATRRLQERHRRMCFNLDLNQSAALWYTENCSRDGNGCSQTVARLETALRFKPNSFEAWFNYAIALSADTNYPEALEAFEQAEQRLSEEHESLRAEISRGQARAWYRWARLQEQAAGDSSAQIEEALFLVEEALQRRPDYTEAIQLRDRLLERLSSRPGSINHTGEQ, from the coding sequence ATGCCCGACTCGCCCTCAACCCACGTAGCGTCAGAGTTCCCGGTTTATCGCTACGAAGATGCCGAACTCTATGCCCGACTCGCCCTCAACCCACGTAGCGTCAGAGTTCCCGGTTTAGCCCTAGACGATAAAAACAGCCTAGACATCGCCTGTAACTATCCCAAAGCCTGGTTTAACTATGGTCGGATTTTAAGTCAACTCAGACGCTATCAAGCAGCGGTGCGAGCCTATGACATCAGTCGAAACACCTACAGCATCTACATTCCCCCCAATCGACATCGGGGCCGCCCCGTCTCCAACACCCTATCTGCCTCGTCCGGTTTGCCCGTTGACATCACCCCCACCTGCGACTTTATCCTGCAATCTCCCGCAGGGCGATCAAATGCCACTCGTCGCCTTCAAGAACGTCATCGGCGGATGTGTTTCAACCTGGATCTCAATCAAAGTGCCGCCCTTTGGTACACCGAGAACTGTAGCCGCGACGGAAATGGCTGCTCCCAAACCGTGGCTCGCCTGGAAACCGCCCTACGATTTAAGCCGAACTCTTTTGAGGCTTGGTTTAACTATGCGATCGCCCTCAGTGCCGACACCAATTATCCAGAGGCCCTAGAGGCTTTTGAGCAAGCCGAACAACGGCTCTCAGAGGAACATGAATCTCTCCGGGCAGAGATTAGCCGGGGCCAAGCCAGGGCCTGGTACAGGTGGGCCCGTTTACAAGAACAAGCGGCTGGAGACTCATCTGCCCAAATCGAGGAAGCCTTATTCTTAGTGGAGGAAGCCCTACAGCGACGACCCGACTATACTGAAGCGATCCAACTGCGCGATCGGCTCTTGGAGCGTTTATCATCTCGTCCCGGTTCAATCAATCATACAGGAGAACAATAA
- a CDS encoding phage tail protein: MVYNGNGSQSRVNGSPRSAEERLTHHALNYVLANRFYVEIDSSITACFTECSGLGVEIPVEPHAEGGLNDQQRLLIGQAQFTEVTLKRGLTNDLTFWSWISKTLETQRPERRNVTILVFNQAGETMQSWELQAAIPVKWVAPGLQADAEGVAIEELSLAYEGLKVSKDFQGGSMSLPNQRDNAGYFS; encoded by the coding sequence ATGGTGTACAACGGAAATGGCAGTCAGTCTCGGGTGAACGGAAGTCCGCGGTCAGCAGAAGAACGTCTGACCCATCATGCCCTCAACTATGTTCTCGCCAATCGCTTTTACGTTGAAATCGATAGTAGTATCACAGCCTGTTTTACAGAATGTTCCGGTTTAGGGGTAGAAATCCCCGTGGAGCCTCATGCCGAGGGGGGTCTCAATGACCAGCAGCGTCTGTTAATCGGACAAGCCCAGTTCACTGAAGTGACCTTAAAACGGGGACTCACCAATGATCTAACCTTTTGGAGCTGGATCTCAAAAACCCTAGAAACCCAACGCCCCGAACGCCGTAACGTTACAATTCTCGTCTTTAACCAAGCCGGAGAAACCATGCAGTCCTGGGAACTCCAAGCCGCAATTCCCGTGAAATGGGTCGCCCCCGGACTCCAAGCCGATGCCGAAGGAGTCGCCATTGAAGAGCTAAGCCTGGCCTATGAGGGCTTAAAAGTCTCCAAAGACTTTCAAGGAGGTTCCATGTCCCTACCGAATCAGCGGGATAACGCCGGATATTTTAGCTAA
- a CDS encoding WD40 repeat domain-containing protein, translating to MNTNSNTTFEGSKKLNVKFIQGESGLNFNPKDVNGRIPFRICVENRSGSYLAFSARVQLNEGFENNHSWYQVNPTVSKISHESETYFEIEIIDYPMRGVRGKVPISIEVFSEEDETIRASLKTTIDIQSFESLGFDILSLDNKIRVDAGQTCKIPIRLHNYFRRNDIEVKFQFKTFGKPLSDWLSQDNPNQNKTRVSWIISDEESLEKELFEITVPPISDESAHTNSRYPFAIEMTYKDAEKGQSEFTQQEWGTLIIKPTGELKLKCRTPVQELPSPQGHNPAKRKHSESDGTTQDSSDNRVSQASEGEPGQMLDSQTVFYEMSVKNASNLPQTVQLRLDWTDEQLEEAQERKVKLTFIPQAQNQSDEGKSDGMTSEPIELAPGGEETLYLGLCYEQKLRAGTLNFDVVAENVSEGEKRPWETSRLTLTLQVSVPSLSLWGPLFFLMVFLFLLAGSPWVRYWLRGQHQYPMTAVALQGTGRVWTGAGGWQDGEGGEGGQVFGWDINRIRPMNLVRGWEGTLLTPHQLPKSSQVRVIRPGLSESASGFMAVGLSNGDIYTFPRNQPDSLTRLTPKPSEDNSPTDNLFDLAWYSEDVLFSAHGSGEIQRWDVDQPGNSRESYTIDPAQPIYSLANVRGHDADSRWLLFGSERNQFGIWMWRDDPQKVIMMTLPSRQERTASEFLPIHGRQDFLSSFAVAPNDNRLLMIGDTTGSVRLLDLHKLRECFQPIAGQSRASLRYPALDRRFQSGQEQNTRWHWRESDIPEPFCSNDLIAYENREQHGGAAVRSVAIAKHDGCHYGASVGDDGTVALWLFRDQDVETGSLAPNPTRLGSVSRTGIGSVDIDIDADRNQVLIAVASDNRRVQIYRRGLRDDSNCQ from the coding sequence ATGAACACAAATTCAAACACGACATTCGAAGGCTCTAAAAAACTTAACGTTAAATTTATTCAGGGTGAGTCTGGTCTGAATTTTAATCCCAAGGACGTCAATGGCCGGATTCCCTTTAGGATATGCGTTGAAAATCGTTCAGGAAGTTATTTAGCTTTCTCCGCCAGGGTTCAACTCAATGAAGGCTTCGAAAATAATCATAGTTGGTATCAAGTCAACCCCACAGTCTCTAAAATTTCCCATGAGTCTGAGACCTACTTTGAGATTGAAATTATTGATTATCCTATGCGAGGGGTTAGGGGGAAAGTCCCGATATCCATTGAAGTGTTTTCTGAGGAAGATGAGACGATTCGTGCTTCACTAAAAACAACAATTGATATTCAATCATTTGAATCCCTTGGCTTTGATATTTTGTCTCTCGATAATAAAATCAGGGTTGATGCCGGACAAACCTGTAAGATTCCGATTCGTCTTCATAATTATTTCCGTCGCAATGATATTGAGGTTAAGTTCCAGTTCAAAACATTTGGCAAGCCCCTTTCGGATTGGTTGTCCCAAGATAATCCTAATCAAAATAAAACGAGAGTATCTTGGATTATTAGTGACGAAGAGTCCCTAGAAAAAGAGTTGTTTGAAATTACTGTTCCCCCTATTAGCGACGAGAGTGCTCATACCAATTCTCGGTATCCCTTTGCTATAGAAATGACCTATAAGGATGCCGAGAAAGGGCAGTCCGAGTTCACACAGCAGGAATGGGGAACTCTAATTATTAAGCCAACAGGAGAGCTTAAGTTAAAGTGCCGTACACCCGTTCAGGAACTGCCCTCTCCCCAAGGGCACAACCCAGCGAAACGAAAGCACTCCGAGTCTGATGGGACAACGCAAGACTCTTCGGATAATAGAGTTTCTCAGGCTTCTGAGGGCGAGCCAGGGCAGATGCTGGACTCACAGACGGTGTTCTATGAAATGTCTGTTAAAAATGCCAGCAACTTGCCGCAAACGGTTCAGTTGAGGTTAGATTGGACTGATGAGCAATTAGAGGAAGCCCAAGAGCGCAAAGTTAAGTTGACGTTTATTCCTCAAGCTCAAAATCAGTCGGATGAGGGAAAAAGTGACGGGATGACGTCAGAGCCGATTGAACTCGCTCCTGGTGGTGAGGAAACTCTGTATCTGGGGTTGTGCTATGAGCAAAAGCTGAGGGCGGGAACTCTGAATTTTGATGTGGTGGCGGAGAATGTCAGCGAGGGCGAGAAACGTCCTTGGGAGACTAGCCGCCTCACTCTGACTTTGCAGGTTTCTGTGCCGAGTTTGAGTCTCTGGGGACCACTGTTTTTCCTGATGGTCTTCTTGTTCCTGTTGGCAGGTTCGCCATGGGTGCGTTATTGGTTACGGGGACAACATCAGTATCCCATGACAGCGGTGGCGTTGCAGGGAACGGGCCGCGTTTGGACAGGGGCGGGTGGGTGGCAAGATGGCGAAGGTGGAGAGGGTGGTCAGGTCTTCGGTTGGGATATTAATCGCATTCGGCCGATGAATCTAGTCAGGGGATGGGAGGGTACTCTCTTGACACCTCATCAACTTCCGAAGTCGTCACAGGTTCGCGTGATTCGCCCAGGTCTAAGTGAGAGTGCCTCTGGCTTCATGGCGGTGGGATTGAGTAATGGTGATATTTATACGTTTCCACGAAATCAGCCTGACAGCCTAACGCGGTTAACTCCAAAGCCATCGGAAGATAATTCTCCAACTGATAATTTGTTTGATTTGGCTTGGTATTCTGAAGATGTCTTGTTTAGCGCCCATGGGAGTGGAGAAATTCAACGCTGGGATGTGGATCAGCCGGGCAATTCTCGGGAATCTTATACGATCGATCCAGCTCAACCTATTTATTCCCTTGCCAATGTGCGGGGCCATGATGCTGATAGCCGGTGGCTACTGTTTGGCTCGGAACGCAATCAGTTTGGGATTTGGATGTGGCGGGATGATCCTCAGAAAGTGATTATGATGACGTTGCCGTCTCGTCAGGAGAGGACGGCATCCGAGTTTCTCCCGATTCATGGTCGGCAGGACTTTTTGAGTAGTTTTGCGGTGGCGCCGAATGATAATCGGTTACTGATGATTGGTGATACCACTGGCTCGGTCCGACTGCTGGATTTACATAAACTGCGGGAGTGCTTTCAACCGATCGCTGGACAATCTCGCGCGTCTCTACGTTACCCGGCTTTAGATCGCCGTTTTCAATCAGGACAAGAACAAAATACGCGATGGCATTGGCGTGAGTCTGATATCCCAGAACCGTTCTGCTCCAATGATTTAATCGCTTATGAGAATCGGGAGCAACATGGGGGCGCGGCGGTGCGATCGGTGGCGATCGCGAAACATGATGGTTGTCATTATGGCGCCAGTGTTGGCGATGATGGAACAGTGGCGTTATGGCTATTCCGAGATCAGGATGTAGAAACTGGATCTCTGGCTCCCAATCCCACTCGCCTCGGGTCAGTTTCTCGGACGGGGATTGGGAGTGTGGATATTGACATTGATGCCGATCGCAACCAAGTCTTGATTGCGGTGGCTTCGGACAATCGGCGTGTACAAATTTATCGACGAGGACTTCGAGATGATAGCAACTGCCAATAG